A window of Enterobacter ludwigii genomic DNA:
GCCGTATGACGATCTGCTTGAACGGCTGGTCGCTCTGGAAACGCTGCTGGAAGACGATCTGGCACGGAAGCCGAAGCATCAGAAGCCGCAGCTTCAGGCGCAATGGCGTAAAGAGATTAAGGAGATAGAAGCACAGCTGTAAAACTGCGCCCGGCGAGTTGCTCGCCGGGCCAGTCTTTTCCCCCTTAATAATTAGAGGGATCGCCGTATTCTTAATCTTAAATCGAATCAAATGATGACATTATGTTGCCGTAGCCTTGCATTACCAGGCTAATGTATCAATCCTTAAGGGGTATTACACCTGCTATGCAAATTCTAATCATGAACAAGGAGATACACATGAAGGCTGCTGTTGTCACTCAGGATCACCAGGTCAATATCACCGAAAAAACGTTAAGACCGTTAAAGCATGGAGAAGCCCTGCTTAAGATGGAGTGCTGTGGCGTATGCCATACCGATCTCCACGTGAAGAACGGTGATTTCGGCGATAAAACCGGGGTTATCCTGGGCCATGAAGGGATTGGTATCGTAAAAGAAGTTGGTCCTGGCGTGAAATCGCTTAAAGTCGGCGATCGCGCAAGCGTGGCATGGTTTTTTGAAGGCTGTGGTCACTGCGAATACTGTAATACCGGCAACGAAACCCTGTGTCGCGATGTAAAAAATGCCGGTTACTCCGTGGATGGCGGCATGGCGGAAGAGTGCATTGTCACCGCAGATTATGCGGTAAAAGTGCCGGACGGTCTGGATTCGGCTGCTGCCAGCAGCATCACCTGCGCCGGCGTGACCACCTACAAAGCGGTAAAAGTGTCTGGTATTAAACCGGGCCAGTGGATTGCAATTTATGGTCTTGGCGGGCTGGGTAACCTCGCACTGCAGTACGCTAAAAACGTCTTTAACGCCAAAGTCATCGCTCTTGACGTTAACGATGAACAGCTGAAGCTGGCGGCAAGCATGGGTGCGGATTTAACTATCAACTCACGCAGCGAAGATGCCGCTAAAATTGTGCAGGAAAAAACCGGCGGCGCGCATGCCGCAGTCGTCACTG
This region includes:
- the adhP gene encoding alcohol dehydrogenase AdhP, with protein sequence MKAAVVTQDHQVNITEKTLRPLKHGEALLKMECCGVCHTDLHVKNGDFGDKTGVILGHEGIGIVKEVGPGVKSLKVGDRASVAWFFEGCGHCEYCNTGNETLCRDVKNAGYSVDGGMAEECIVTADYAVKVPDGLDSAAASSITCAGVTTYKAVKVSGIKPGQWIAIYGLGGLGNLALQYAKNVFNAKVIALDVNDEQLKLAASMGADLTINSRSEDAAKIVQEKTGGAHAAVVTAVAKAAFNSAVDAVRAGGRVVAVGLPPEAMSLDIPRLVLDGIQVVGSLVGTRQDLQEAFQFAAEGKVVPKVTMRPLEDINAIFKEMEQGQIRGRMVIDLRS